In one Streptomyces sp. NBC_00597 genomic region, the following are encoded:
- a CDS encoding regulator component has protein sequence MDLEQLRAACEARIEALQLPHRFSTRDLRDAVAEQRGRPIILRPLSTLGAMDAPCGIRLETPDADLLFYEEATSPLHQNHILAHEISHIICDHPGSLELDQDAIRAIGFNPTLVQRMSGRTSYTSEDEREAEVMASVIRQLMYLGREGPSSRPTRGAESWDALFAKPHRKKRRQK, from the coding sequence ATGGATCTTGAGCAGTTGCGCGCCGCGTGTGAAGCGCGCATCGAGGCACTTCAGCTCCCCCACCGCTTCAGCACCCGTGACCTTCGTGACGCCGTGGCCGAGCAGCGCGGACGCCCCATCATCCTGCGCCCCTTGAGCACCCTCGGAGCCATGGACGCACCGTGTGGCATACGTCTGGAAACGCCGGACGCCGACCTGCTGTTCTACGAAGAGGCCACCTCGCCCCTCCATCAGAACCACATCCTCGCGCACGAAATCAGCCACATCATCTGCGATCATCCCGGCAGCCTGGAACTCGACCAGGACGCCATCCGCGCCATCGGCTTCAACCCCACCCTGGTCCAGCGCATGTCCGGGCGGACGAGCTACACCAGTGAGGACGAGCGCGAGGCCGAGGTGATGGCCAGCGTGATCCGGCAACTCATGTACCTCGGACGCGAAGGGCCGTCGAGCCGGCCCACCAGAGGCGCCGAGAGCTGGGACGCACTGTTCGCCAAGCCACACAGGAAGAAACGCCGCCAGAAATGA
- a CDS encoding phosphatase PAP2 family protein — MMAPSGLPAVIALDGPSVDGPLYTRITALAGRAPDWLDALVSGWSTYGLGLFGLLMAVAWWRARPGRPGRTAMALAAPAVVVAAFLVDTLLKSLIREQRPCRTLHALTLEACPPPGDWSFPSNHAAIAAAAAAALWLTDRRIGALAVPAALLMAFSRVWVGAHYPHDVVLGVLVGAGIAWPLTLLAGRGGPVVERLRGTPLRPLVAPR, encoded by the coding sequence ATGATGGCCCCCTCCGGCCTCCCGGCCGTGATCGCCCTGGACGGACCGTCCGTCGACGGCCCCCTCTACACCCGGATCACCGCTCTCGCCGGGCGGGCCCCGGACTGGCTGGACGCGCTGGTGTCGGGCTGGTCCACGTACGGTCTCGGGCTCTTCGGGCTGCTCATGGCGGTGGCCTGGTGGCGGGCCCGCCCGGGCCGGCCGGGGCGGACGGCCATGGCGCTGGCCGCGCCCGCCGTCGTGGTGGCGGCCTTCCTCGTGGACACCCTGCTCAAGTCGCTGATCCGGGAGCAGAGGCCCTGTCGGACCCTGCACGCCCTCACCCTGGAGGCCTGCCCGCCGCCGGGCGACTGGTCCTTCCCCAGCAACCACGCCGCCATCGCGGCCGCGGCGGCCGCGGCCCTGTGGCTCACCGACCGGCGCATCGGCGCGCTCGCGGTTCCGGCGGCGCTGCTGATGGCGTTCTCCCGGGTGTGGGTGGGCGCCCACTACCCCCACGACGTCGTGCTCGGCGTCCTGGTCGGCGCCGGGATCGCCTGGCCGCTGACCCTGCTGGCCGGGCGCGGGGGACCCGTCGTGGAGAGGCTGCGCGGTACGCCGCTGCGCCCGCTGGTCGCGCCCCGCTGA
- a CDS encoding MAB_1171c family putative transporter, with protein sequence MINIVFSGTAVVLLCFAAYWVRGRGGHRPTGTWAITALLTSFALAFASYAPVVEHAVESVVPHVARLLSNAFTLTAATSVLAFLFQLNLEEEQARRQIRLRIIALIIAVVGMSTFFAAEQLTHRSPVLYAFYVLIYISYLGYTAKDFLLQTWAQSKRSARRSQRLGLRMTSAGCAFALVYAAYKVFALVSIGLGLGLVPEHARCSTPLTPVRCTFSVTAPAVAVLLITIGLTLPALLWPISQLRRQRWERNSFTALEPLWKDVTSAVPEVVLDPGNTEADTHDLDFHLHRRVIEINDCVLALRRYRSAEVQDAAAEKVALRGATGAPEADAEVEAAVIAAAVSAKRAGNTPEGPEAPPAAGTRSRKGDLQAETAWLLLVAHAYDRQHSRATTAEQPSRTKAGAAS encoded by the coding sequence ATGATCAACATTGTCTTCTCGGGCACAGCCGTCGTCCTACTGTGCTTCGCCGCCTACTGGGTTCGAGGGCGGGGCGGGCACCGCCCGACGGGTACCTGGGCGATCACGGCACTGCTGACGTCCTTCGCCCTGGCCTTCGCGTCCTACGCCCCGGTCGTCGAGCACGCGGTGGAATCGGTGGTCCCCCACGTCGCCCGTCTCCTCAGCAACGCGTTCACGCTCACCGCGGCCACCTCGGTCCTCGCCTTCCTGTTCCAGCTCAACCTGGAAGAGGAGCAGGCCCGCCGGCAGATCCGGCTGCGCATCATTGCACTCATCATCGCCGTCGTAGGGATGAGCACCTTCTTCGCCGCCGAGCAACTCACCCACCGATCACCGGTGTTGTACGCATTCTACGTACTCATCTACATTTCCTACCTCGGGTACACGGCCAAGGACTTCCTGCTCCAGACGTGGGCCCAGTCGAAGCGCTCGGCCCGCAGGAGCCAGCGCCTGGGCCTGCGCATGACGTCCGCGGGATGCGCCTTCGCCCTCGTCTACGCCGCCTACAAGGTCTTCGCCCTGGTCTCCATCGGGCTCGGACTGGGCCTCGTACCCGAGCACGCCCGCTGCTCGACGCCACTGACTCCCGTCCGGTGCACCTTCAGCGTGACCGCTCCGGCCGTCGCCGTACTCCTCATCACCATCGGGCTCACCCTCCCCGCCCTGCTGTGGCCCATCAGCCAACTGCGCCGTCAGCGCTGGGAGCGCAACTCGTTCACCGCGCTGGAGCCCTTGTGGAAGGACGTCACCTCGGCGGTTCCGGAGGTCGTGCTCGACCCCGGGAACACCGAGGCCGACACCCATGACCTCGACTTCCATCTGCACCGCCGGGTCATCGAGATCAACGACTGCGTGCTGGCCCTGCGCCGGTACCGTTCCGCAGAGGTGCAGGACGCCGCTGCCGAGAAGGTCGCGCTGCGGGGGGCTACCGGCGCCCCGGAGGCGGACGCGGAAGTGGAAGCAGCGGTTATCGCTGCAGCGGTCTCCGCGAAGCGGGCCGGGAACACGCCTGAGGGACCCGAGGCCCCGCCCGCTGCCGGCACCCGCTCCCGCAAGGGGGACCTGCAAGCGGAGACGGCATGGCTGCTGCTCGTGGCACACGCCTACGACCGGCAGCACTCGCGGGCCACGACCGCCGAGCAGCCTTCGCGCACGAAGGCGGGTGCGGCGTCGTGA
- a CDS encoding asparaginase — MGRIVVISTGGTIASRWQGSGFAADADGSEVMATAPLPEDITVEVVDLFSVNSPRLTTAHQLTLLRTVHEVLADPDVDGVVVTHGTDTLEESAFLVDLHHHDPRTVVFTGSQRPMGTADGDGPGNLYDALLTAANTRGLGVLIAFAGRVHAARGTVKTQAVALDAFADPSEELLGKIGFGKVAMLRTPQRPEPLPLPAMPELPPRVDMVMHHADGDPVLLNAAVAAGARGIVLIGTGAGNATPEIVDAVKAAVARGVLVALTTRVPAGPVTEIYTQGGAVDLVAAGAVPTGTLRAGQARIAVLSALLAATDPAEQTRVLARALGTRDAALIEA; from the coding sequence ATGGGACGGATCGTCGTCATCAGCACCGGCGGCACGATAGCCAGCCGCTGGCAGGGCTCCGGCTTCGCGGCCGACGCCGACGGCAGCGAGGTCATGGCCACCGCGCCGCTGCCCGAGGACATCACCGTCGAGGTGGTGGACCTGTTCAGCGTGAACAGCCCCCGGCTCACCACCGCCCACCAGCTCACCCTGCTGCGCACCGTGCACGAGGTGCTCGCCGACCCGGACGTGGACGGCGTCGTCGTCACGCACGGCACCGACACCCTGGAGGAATCGGCCTTCCTCGTCGACCTCCACCACCACGACCCGCGCACCGTCGTCTTCACCGGCTCGCAGCGCCCGATGGGCACCGCGGACGGGGACGGCCCGGGCAACCTCTACGACGCCCTGCTCACCGCGGCGAACACGCGCGGGCTCGGCGTGCTCATCGCCTTCGCGGGACGGGTGCACGCCGCCCGCGGCACGGTGAAGACCCAGGCGGTGGCGCTGGACGCGTTCGCCGACCCCTCCGAGGAACTGCTCGGGAAGATCGGCTTCGGCAAGGTCGCCATGCTGCGCACCCCGCAGCGCCCCGAGCCGCTGCCGCTGCCCGCGATGCCGGAACTGCCGCCGCGCGTGGACATGGTGATGCACCACGCCGACGGCGACCCGGTGCTCCTGAACGCGGCGGTCGCCGCCGGGGCCCGGGGCATCGTCCTGATCGGCACCGGGGCCGGCAACGCGACGCCGGAGATCGTGGACGCGGTGAAGGCCGCCGTCGCGCGGGGCGTGCTGGTGGCGCTGACCACGCGCGTGCCGGCCGGCCCGGTCACCGAGATCTACACGCAGGGCGGCGCCGTGGACCTGGTCGCCGCGGGCGCCGTCCCGACGGGCACCCTGCGCGCCGGCCAGGCCCGCATCGCGGTCCTCTCGGCCCTGCTGGCCGCCACGGACCCGGCGGAGCAGACCCGCGTCCTGGCCCGCGCCCTGGGCACCCGGGACGCGGCCCTGATCGAAGCCTGA
- a CDS encoding cytochrome P450 — protein sequence MTDPFHDPRFFSDPYSTYDRLRSASPVQKIPTGSRGHHAYLVTGHAEARLAFADPRLSKDTARFFADRPSRRNIHPAVSRNMLASDPPHHTRQRAVAAPMFTTGRIVEMRPYISGVVDRLLDGWTPGAEVDLVEELAVPLPVTVICELLGVPESDRAMVSRWSNDLFDAGDPDVIDAASHAIGDYMTHLVEAARETPGDGLLHALLQRSEAGLLAQDEVTSLAVLLLVAGHETTTHFIGNSVLALLQHPSSFARLQQDPELIAGCLDELLRFDSPVGIATFRFSTEGLRLGGVDIPAGFPVLIAPGAANRDPAAFPEPQRLDLDRNAGGHLAFGHGIHRCLGAPLARAEAEIALRAIVTRFPGMHLAIAPEDLAWRHTRLMRGLKSLPVVLR from the coding sequence GTGACCGACCCGTTCCACGACCCCCGCTTCTTCAGCGACCCCTACTCCACCTACGACCGCTTGCGCAGCGCATCACCGGTCCAGAAGATCCCTACCGGATCGCGGGGCCACCACGCGTACCTGGTCACCGGTCACGCGGAAGCCCGACTGGCATTCGCCGATCCCCGTCTGTCCAAGGACACCGCCCGGTTCTTCGCCGACCGGCCCTCGCGCCGCAACATCCATCCGGCGGTCTCCAGAAACATGCTGGCGAGCGACCCTCCCCACCACACCCGGCAGAGGGCGGTGGCGGCGCCGATGTTCACCACCGGACGCATCGTGGAGATGCGTCCGTACATCTCCGGGGTCGTCGACCGCCTGCTGGACGGGTGGACGCCGGGCGCAGAGGTCGACTTGGTGGAGGAGTTGGCGGTACCCCTGCCGGTCACCGTCATCTGCGAATTGCTGGGCGTACCGGAGTCCGATCGCGCCATGGTCTCCCGCTGGTCCAACGACCTCTTCGACGCCGGCGACCCGGACGTCATCGACGCCGCATCACACGCCATCGGCGACTACATGACCCACCTCGTCGAGGCGGCCCGCGAGACACCCGGTGACGGCCTGCTCCACGCACTGCTCCAACGCAGCGAGGCGGGCCTCCTCGCACAGGACGAAGTCACCTCCCTCGCCGTCCTCCTCCTCGTGGCCGGGCACGAGACCACCACCCACTTCATCGGGAACTCCGTCCTGGCCCTGCTCCAGCACCCGTCCTCGTTCGCCCGGCTGCAGCAGGACCCCGAGCTGATCGCCGGATGCCTCGACGAACTGCTGCGCTTCGACTCCCCCGTGGGAATCGCCACCTTCCGGTTCAGCACCGAGGGGCTCCGACTCGGCGGGGTCGACATTCCCGCGGGCTTCCCCGTACTCATCGCTCCCGGAGCCGCGAACCGCGACCCGGCGGCGTTCCCCGAGCCGCAACGACTCGACCTCGACCGCAACGCCGGCGGCCACCTGGCGTTCGGCCACGGGATCCACCGGTGCCTCGGCGCACCCCTGGCACGGGCCGAGGCGGAGATCGCCCTCCGCGCGATCGTCACCCGCTTCCCGGGAATGCATCTGGCCATCGCGCCGGAAGACCTCGCATGGCGCCACACGCGGCTGATGCGCGGTCTCAAGTCCCTGCCCGTCGTACTCCGGTGA
- a CDS encoding serine hydrolase domain-containing protein, whose translation MKARARATALWVGMCAVAVSGIHPAAAQKRAAAAPPAGLAEALEQTVADGFPGVVAYARHGERKSRLAAGIADRASGERARPDMRFRIASNTKAFVSTVLLQLEGEGRLSLDDGVERWLPGAVRGSGNDGGAITIRQLLNHTSGIYDPTTEPEFFAPYLERHDWGYVYTPREVIARAVRHAPYSAPGAGWRYSNTNYLLAGLVIEAVTRHSAPFEIQRRILAPLGLTDTSFPLTDPAVHGPHLHGYDLAGRDMTRFSPSYDWTAGAMISTVDDLARFHRALFTGRLLRPAQQRELLTTVRFPGQPAYGLGVQRGNVTCGSGPDAERVDVWATDGTGPGFMSMSLTTTDNARQLVFAVNVYDLGAELRDETPFPLGAGLSGVQTAALCD comes from the coding sequence ATGAAGGCACGGGCGCGGGCCACGGCACTGTGGGTGGGGATGTGCGCGGTGGCGGTATCAGGGATCCACCCGGCGGCCGCGCAGAAGCGCGCGGCGGCCGCGCCGCCCGCCGGCCTCGCGGAGGCCCTCGAACAGACCGTTGCGGACGGGTTCCCCGGGGTCGTCGCGTACGCCAGGCACGGAGAGCGGAAGTCGCGGCTGGCGGCCGGGATCGCGGACAGGGCGAGCGGCGAGCGGGCCCGGCCGGACATGCGGTTCCGGATCGCCAGCAACACCAAGGCCTTCGTATCGACCGTGCTCCTACAACTGGAGGGCGAGGGACGGCTCTCGCTCGACGACGGCGTGGAGCGCTGGCTGCCCGGCGCGGTCCGGGGGAGCGGCAACGACGGCGGGGCCATCACCATCCGGCAGCTGCTCAACCACACCTCGGGGATCTACGACCCCACCACCGAGCCGGAGTTCTTCGCCCCCTACCTGGAGCGTCACGACTGGGGCTACGTCTACACCCCGCGGGAGGTGATCGCGCGGGCGGTCCGGCACGCGCCGTACTCCGCGCCCGGTGCCGGCTGGAGGTACTCCAACACCAACTACCTGCTCGCCGGTCTGGTGATCGAGGCGGTGACACGTCACAGCGCGCCCTTCGAGATCCAGCGGCGGATCCTCGCCCCGCTCGGTCTGACGGACACCTCCTTCCCGCTGACCGACCCGGCCGTCCACGGCCCGCACCTGCACGGATACGACCTCGCGGGACGGGACATGACCCGGTTCAGCCCGTCGTACGACTGGACCGCCGGCGCCATGATCTCCACGGTCGACGACCTGGCCCGCTTCCACCGGGCCCTGTTCACCGGTCGGCTGCTGCGCCCCGCCCAGCAGCGCGAACTCCTGACCACGGTGCGGTTCCCCGGCCAACCGGCGTACGGCCTCGGGGTCCAGCGCGGGAACGTGACCTGCGGGTCGGGGCCGGACGCCGAACGGGTCGACGTCTGGGCGACCGACGGCACCGGACCGGGCTTCATGAGCATGTCCCTGACCACCACCGACAACGCGCGGCAACTGGTCTTCGCCGTCAATGTCTACGACCTCGGCGCGGAGCTGAGGGACGAAACGCCCTTCCCCCTGGGAGCCGGACTGAGCGGGGTCCAGACGGCAGCCCTGTGCGACTGA
- a CDS encoding Lrp/AsnC family transcriptional regulator, protein MDAIDREILRELQADGRLSNQELAQRVGLTPSPCMRRVRQLEQDGVIQGYRAVIAPEAVGRGFEVLVSVEVRRDRAAVEAFEAALQDIPDVIEAYRLFGSPGCLLRIAVADLRAYERLWIEKLTALSGVTEVNSQIIMKRIKEPTGLPV, encoded by the coding sequence ATGGATGCCATTGACCGTGAAATCTTGCGCGAGCTACAGGCCGACGGCCGCCTCAGCAACCAGGAGCTGGCCCAGCGTGTCGGCTTGACACCCTCCCCCTGCATGCGACGGGTGCGCCAACTCGAACAGGACGGGGTGATCCAGGGCTACCGCGCGGTCATCGCCCCGGAGGCGGTCGGCCGCGGCTTCGAGGTGCTGGTATCCGTCGAGGTGCGCCGCGACCGCGCCGCCGTCGAGGCCTTCGAGGCGGCCCTCCAGGACATCCCCGACGTCATCGAGGCGTACCGGCTGTTCGGCAGCCCCGGCTGCCTGCTGCGGATCGCCGTCGCGGACCTGCGCGCGTACGAACGCCTGTGGATCGAGAAGCTGACCGCGCTGTCCGGGGTCACCGAGGTCAACTCGCAGATCATCATGAAGCGGATCAAGGAACCCACGGGCCTGCCCGTCTGA
- a CDS encoding helix-turn-helix transcriptional regulator has product MEHDQSPTFAQLLDHLFREVHPPSRGPYTYAEVAEGIRKVSSGEGRGVTASAIQQLRTGVKQNPTRHTIKALADFFGVPAGYFVDGAAAERTKAEIGLLTAMRDQDVRKVALRANGLSVDSLKMLSTVIEQARKLEGLTHDESPHDLNLDD; this is encoded by the coding sequence GTGGAGCATGACCAGTCACCCACCTTCGCCCAGCTCTTGGACCACCTCTTCCGGGAGGTACACCCGCCGTCCCGGGGGCCGTACACCTATGCGGAAGTCGCCGAAGGCATCCGGAAGGTGTCGTCCGGAGAGGGGCGCGGGGTGACGGCGAGCGCGATCCAGCAACTACGAACCGGCGTCAAACAGAACCCGACACGGCACACCATCAAGGCCCTTGCCGACTTCTTCGGCGTGCCGGCGGGCTACTTCGTCGACGGAGCGGCCGCCGAGCGCACCAAAGCGGAGATCGGACTCCTCACCGCCATGCGCGACCAGGACGTCCGCAAGGTCGCCCTGCGCGCCAACGGTCTGAGCGTGGACAGCCTGAAGATGCTCTCCACCGTGATCGAACAGGCCCGGAAACTCGAAGGCCTCACCCACGACGAGTCCCCCCACGACCTGAACCTCGACGACTGA
- a CDS encoding BlaI/MecI/CopY family transcriptional regulator — protein MGDTNAERRPSGELEASVLAALWAADGPLTPGQVQEALGTSLARTTVTTILSRLHEKGTVSRTRSGRGYAYLPTEDASGLTARRMHSELERNEDRGAVLSRFVSQLSDEDERILRSLLEGDGQ, from the coding sequence ATGGGTGACACGAACGCCGAGCGGCGCCCTTCCGGCGAGCTGGAGGCGAGCGTGCTGGCAGCCCTGTGGGCGGCCGACGGTCCGCTGACCCCCGGACAGGTGCAGGAGGCGCTGGGCACCTCGCTCGCCCGGACGACCGTGACGACGATCCTGTCCCGCCTGCACGAGAAGGGCACCGTCTCCCGCACCAGGTCCGGCCGCGGCTACGCCTACCTCCCGACCGAGGACGCGTCCGGTCTGACCGCACGGCGCATGCACTCGGAACTGGAACGCAACGAGGACCGCGGCGCCGTCCTGTCGCGCTTCGTCTCGCAGCTCAGCGACGAGGACGAGCGGATCCTGCGCTCCCTCCTCGAAGGCGACGGCCAGTGA
- a CDS encoding M56 family metallopeptidase, giving the protein MVWLPLLVPFLAGPAGRRLVSCLPPRQAAWLLAVTAAGLAAGSTAALALLVVPGATHLPAVAALGRLLTPLSAGAPDTVVAVAITALALALLVLCACLFVRNLHRRWTQLGWARRLAARADGELLVLADELPDAYALPGRPGRIVVTAGMLRALTAAEREALLAHERAHLRGRHHLFAAVIELSSLCHPALGALREPLAYALERCADEDAARAVGDRRLTARAIGKAALAARGAERRPSLALAATAGPVPRRVAALLEPRTRTARALPKTGIAIVAMLLACPTLSAASALEAASDLHTSIEVAQGELRSP; this is encoded by the coding sequence ATGGTGTGGCTGCCGCTGCTCGTGCCGTTCCTGGCCGGACCGGCGGGCCGGCGCCTCGTCTCCTGCCTGCCCCCGCGGCAGGCCGCCTGGCTGCTGGCCGTCACGGCCGCGGGCCTCGCCGCGGGCAGCACCGCGGCACTCGCGCTGCTCGTCGTACCCGGCGCCACCCACCTGCCCGCCGTCGCCGCCCTCGGCCGGCTCCTCACCCCGCTCTCGGCGGGCGCGCCCGACACGGTCGTGGCGGTCGCGATCACGGCCCTGGCCCTGGCCCTACTGGTGCTCTGCGCCTGCCTGTTCGTACGGAACCTGCACCGCCGGTGGACCCAACTGGGGTGGGCGAGGCGGCTCGCGGCCCGCGCCGACGGTGAACTCCTCGTCCTGGCGGACGAGCTCCCCGACGCGTACGCGCTGCCCGGCCGTCCGGGCCGGATCGTGGTGACCGCCGGCATGCTCCGCGCCCTGACGGCCGCCGAACGCGAGGCGCTGCTCGCGCACGAGCGCGCCCATCTGCGGGGCCGCCACCACCTGTTCGCCGCGGTGATAGAGCTCTCCTCGCTGTGCCACCCCGCGCTCGGCGCGCTGCGCGAGCCGCTCGCGTACGCACTGGAGCGCTGCGCCGACGAGGACGCCGCGCGCGCCGTCGGGGACCGGCGGCTGACGGCCCGGGCGATCGGCAAGGCGGCACTGGCGGCCCGGGGCGCCGAGCGGCGACCGAGCCTGGCCCTGGCGGCGACGGCGGGACCGGTCCCGCGGCGCGTGGCGGCCCTGCTCGAACCGCGGACCCGAACGGCCCGGGCCCTGCCGAAGACCGGCATCGCCATCGTGGCGATGCTGCTGGCCTGCCCGACCCTGTCGGCCGCGTCGGCCCTGGAGGCCGCGAGCGACCTGCACACGAGCATCGAGGTCGCCCAGGGAGAACTCCGCTCCCCCTGA
- the meaB gene encoding methylmalonyl Co-A mutase-associated GTPase MeaB: protein MPPKIDIEAYAKGVLDGKRAFIARAITLVESTLPAHRALAQGLLTELLPHAGRARRIGISGVPGVGKSTFIDAFGTMLTGLGHRVAVLAVDPSSTRTGGSILGDKTRMERLAVDPSAFVRPSPSAGTLGGVAKATRESMIVMEAAGYDVVLVETVGVGQSETTVAGMVDSFLLLSLARTGDQLQGIKKGVLELADVLAVNKADGPHERDAKAAARELSGALRLMHPADAAWTPPVLTCSARESAGLDEVWNRLEQHRTLLDAGGRLASKRAEQQVEWTWSMVREELLERLRADPSVRDLAPSLEAAVRAGAVTPTSAADRILSAFAN, encoded by the coding sequence ATGCCTCCGAAGATCGACATCGAGGCCTACGCGAAGGGGGTCCTCGACGGGAAGCGCGCGTTCATCGCGCGTGCGATCACCCTCGTCGAGTCCACCCTGCCCGCTCACCGGGCGCTCGCGCAGGGGTTGTTGACGGAGCTGCTGCCACACGCGGGGCGGGCCCGGCGGATCGGGATCAGCGGGGTGCCGGGCGTGGGGAAGTCCACGTTCATCGACGCGTTCGGCACGATGTTGACGGGGCTGGGCCACCGGGTCGCGGTCCTGGCCGTGGACCCGTCCTCGACGCGTACGGGCGGCTCGATCCTCGGTGACAAGACGCGGATGGAACGCCTGGCGGTCGACCCTTCTGCGTTCGTCCGCCCGTCCCCCTCGGCGGGGACGCTGGGCGGGGTCGCCAAGGCCACCCGGGAGTCGATGATCGTCATGGAGGCGGCGGGCTACGACGTGGTCCTCGTCGAGACGGTCGGCGTGGGCCAGTCGGAGACGACGGTGGCCGGCATGGTCGACTCGTTCCTGCTGCTCTCGCTGGCCCGTACGGGGGATCAGCTGCAGGGAATCAAGAAGGGCGTCCTGGAGCTGGCGGACGTCCTCGCGGTGAACAAGGCGGACGGCCCGCACGAGCGCGACGCGAAGGCGGCGGCGCGGGAGCTGTCGGGGGCGCTGCGGCTGATGCACCCCGCCGACGCGGCGTGGACCCCGCCCGTACTCACGTGCAGTGCGCGGGAGTCGGCGGGCCTGGACGAGGTGTGGAACCGCCTCGAACAGCACCGCACGCTGCTGGACGCGGGCGGCCGGCTGGCCTCGAAGCGTGCCGAGCAGCAGGTGGAGTGGACCTGGTCGATGGTCCGCGAGGAGCTCCTGGAGCGCCTCCGTGCCGACCCGTCGGTCCGCGACCTGGCCCCGTCCTTGGAGGCGGCGGTCCGCGCGGGCGCCGTCACCCCCACGTCCGCGGCGGACCGCATCCTGTCGGCGTTCGCCAACTGA